A part of Kitasatospora acidiphila genomic DNA contains:
- a CDS encoding zinc ribbon domain-containing protein, which produces MPAAPTVPAAPAVPAAPAAESPGPRAPQAQPAPAARRPEPPRPPEPVQRRSDPVAVQPAKPVAPRPVVRPSTAADTQVGPPCPNCGTPNRPDRKFCRRCAAPLTPSVEAKALPWWRTRWPFRRRVRIGGNGNALRRIIILLLVVALVVAGILLYPLGKSVFQDTLDKVRKPSAITPTGVSASASVADHPPSLADDGLTNTYWGAPKTGDSITFTFGSPFRLVDLIVHTGTSTDPQEFQKEARPTSLDLQITSKDGKVHEQQVTLNDKPGPQTVVTGVSDAVRVSLVIRDAAGTGAGRHIALAEVEFFKRD; this is translated from the coding sequence GTGCCCGCAGCTCCCACCGTGCCCGCCGCGCCTGCCGTGCCCGCCGCGCCCGCCGCCGAGTCGCCGGGCCCCCGGGCGCCGCAAGCGCAGCCGGCACCCGCCGCACGCCGTCCCGAGCCGCCCCGTCCGCCCGAGCCCGTCCAGCGCCGGTCCGACCCGGTCGCCGTGCAGCCCGCCAAGCCCGTCGCGCCCCGCCCCGTCGTCCGCCCGTCCACCGCCGCCGACACCCAGGTCGGCCCGCCGTGTCCCAACTGCGGCACGCCCAACCGCCCCGACCGCAAGTTCTGCCGGCGCTGCGCGGCCCCCCTGACCCCGTCCGTCGAAGCGAAGGCCCTGCCCTGGTGGCGCACCCGCTGGCCGTTCCGCCGCAGGGTGCGGATCGGTGGCAACGGCAATGCGCTGCGCCGGATCATCATCCTGCTGCTGGTGGTGGCGCTGGTCGTCGCGGGGATCCTGCTCTACCCGCTCGGCAAGTCCGTGTTCCAGGACACCCTGGACAAGGTCCGCAAACCGTCGGCGATCACCCCCACCGGCGTGTCCGCGAGCGCCTCGGTGGCGGACCACCCGCCGTCCCTGGCCGACGACGGCCTCACCAACACCTACTGGGGAGCACCGAAGACCGGGGACTCGATCACCTTCACCTTCGGTTCGCCGTTCCGGCTGGTGGATCTCATCGTCCACACCGGCACCTCCACCGACCCGCAGGAGTTCCAGAAGGAGGCCCGCCCGACCAGCCTGGACCTCCAGATCACGTCGAAGGACGGCAAGGTCCACGAGCAGCAGGTGACCCTGAACGACAAGCCGGGCCCGCAGACCGTGGTGACCGGAGTCAGCGACGCGGTGCGCGTGTCCCTGGTCATCCGCGACGCGGCCGGCACCGGCGCCGGACGTCATATCGCCCTGGCGGAGGTGGAGTTCTTCAAGCGCGACTGA
- a CDS encoding helix-turn-helix domain-containing protein: MSEHLGDRLARLRRLADLTQEELAARAGVSVDVVKKLEQRRKHSARLPTLHALAHGLGVELTSLLGDPPAVPSSGEADPPALVAVRRAIMPPLFAAPASVDGVEWLSLPLLRSEISEAWTLYHAAEFGRLMETLPGIIADARLAAAVGSPESRAAGEAALAKALQLGGHLSIRLGKTDLALSALERAANAANASSDPLLTPMIYNSVAWAYQRQNRLDDAEGLAVHAADRVEGGHLRSAEAVRVWGGLVMSAATSVARSGDYDRSSEMMREAERGAGRLASLAPPVDGKLVSVFSRSSVRIERVRLAVQHARPDEALQLAKGMRLSGDVPVSWRTWLLLDVARAYTDVGDPESAVRTLEKLRQIAPGWMRHHTLAVAIVSDLWAGPVRPPGLRALARFLQVAE; this comes from the coding sequence GTGAGTGAGCACCTGGGCGATCGGCTGGCCCGGCTCCGCCGGTTGGCAGACCTGACGCAAGAGGAACTGGCGGCGCGGGCAGGTGTGTCCGTGGACGTGGTCAAGAAGCTTGAGCAACGCCGGAAGCACAGCGCGCGGCTGCCGACATTGCACGCGCTCGCCCATGGGCTGGGAGTGGAGTTGACGAGCCTGCTGGGTGATCCCCCGGCGGTCCCGTCGTCGGGTGAGGCGGACCCGCCCGCGCTGGTGGCGGTGCGCCGCGCGATCATGCCGCCGCTGTTCGCCGCGCCCGCCTCGGTGGACGGCGTGGAGTGGCTGTCCCTCCCGCTGCTGCGGTCGGAGATCAGTGAGGCGTGGACGCTGTACCACGCTGCGGAGTTCGGGCGACTGATGGAGACACTGCCGGGGATCATCGCTGACGCGCGGTTGGCTGCTGCGGTGGGCTCCCCTGAGAGCCGAGCGGCAGGCGAGGCGGCGTTGGCGAAGGCCCTGCAACTAGGCGGGCACCTGTCGATCCGGTTGGGGAAGACGGACCTCGCGCTGTCGGCCCTGGAACGTGCGGCCAATGCTGCGAACGCGTCGTCGGATCCATTGCTGACTCCGATGATCTACAACTCGGTGGCGTGGGCTTACCAGCGACAGAACCGTCTGGACGATGCTGAGGGCTTGGCCGTTCACGCCGCCGACCGAGTCGAGGGCGGGCACCTGAGATCTGCCGAGGCGGTACGCGTGTGGGGTGGGCTCGTCATGTCGGCGGCTACCTCCGTCGCGCGGAGCGGGGATTACGACAGGTCGTCAGAGATGATGCGGGAGGCGGAGCGTGGGGCAGGCAGGCTGGCCTCTCTGGCGCCGCCGGTGGATGGCAAGCTGGTCTCCGTCTTCAGCCGCTCGTCCGTGCGCATCGAGCGGGTGCGGCTCGCGGTACAGCACGCGCGGCCAGACGAGGCGTTGCAACTTGCCAAGGGGATGCGCTTGTCGGGGGACGTGCCGGTGTCGTGGCGTACCTGGCTGCTGCTGGACGTGGCGCGGGCTTATACGGACGTCGGTGATCCCGAGTCAGCTGTTCGGACCCTGGAGAAGCTGCGCCAGATCGCTCCTGGCTGGATGCGGCATCACACGCTGGCGGTGGCGATCGTGTCCGATCTGTGGGCGGGACCCGTCCGCCCGCCAGGGCTGCGGGCGTTGGCACGGTTCCTCCAAGTGGCGGAGTAG
- a CDS encoding CYTH and CHAD domain-containing protein, translating into MGTVAAVRVRTYQGLPSEPVRPRGLPRVAEVVPAGTAESVRLCWDTTDLRLLAHGGALERRQGAAGGAWQLTLPDGTELSGTGATVPAELHDRIRSYTGGRPLHPVLRISSHRARSLLRDHHGRTLAELDRTEVVAQPLGGPPGPGRLAGWTRTEVCLLRGRPRLLAALDGRLRADGLTEVPATVPQAVLVHPATPSAPAPGSAGAALAAYLRRQCAQLLALDGAVRRDEADSVHQMRVCARRLRSSITSCRNLLRQRGAAEIAVELRWLGQVLGAARDAETTGQRLVAAAEQLPPELALDSPAVGLAERFRQRYAAAHHEVREVLDSERYFTLLAAVEQLAADPPLRRRAGRGRTELERLLRREQRRTGRRLDRALALDEGPARDEALHAARKAAKRARYTAELAGAKPLARRMRTIQETLGSYQDAMVAEHLLPTLAAEAHAAGANPFAYGLLHAAQRPLARAALAAARPAWQRARKKGLCRLR; encoded by the coding sequence ATGGGTACCGTCGCCGCCGTTCGAGTGCGGACGTACCAGGGGCTCCCCAGCGAGCCGGTACGCCCGCGCGGGCTGCCGCGCGTGGCCGAAGTGGTCCCCGCCGGCACCGCCGAGTCGGTGCGCCTCTGCTGGGACACCACCGACCTGCGCCTGCTGGCCCACGGTGGCGCGCTGGAACGCCGCCAGGGCGCGGCCGGCGGCGCCTGGCAGCTCACCCTGCCGGACGGCACCGAGCTCAGCGGCACCGGCGCCACCGTCCCCGCCGAGCTGCACGACCGGATCCGCTCCTACACCGGCGGCCGCCCGCTCCACCCCGTGCTGCGGATCAGCAGCCACCGCGCCCGCTCACTGCTGCGTGACCACCACGGCCGCACCCTCGCCGAGCTGGACCGCACCGAGGTGGTGGCCCAGCCGCTCGGCGGCCCCCCAGGGCCGGGACGACTGGCCGGTTGGACCCGCACCGAGGTCTGCCTGCTGCGCGGCCGGCCACGGCTGCTCGCCGCCCTCGACGGCCGCCTGCGCGCCGACGGACTGACCGAGGTGCCCGCCACCGTGCCGCAGGCCGTGCTGGTCCACCCCGCCACCCCCAGCGCACCGGCACCGGGCAGCGCCGGCGCCGCCCTCGCCGCCTACCTGCGCCGCCAGTGCGCCCAACTGCTCGCCCTGGACGGCGCGGTGCGCCGGGACGAAGCCGACTCCGTGCACCAGATGCGGGTCTGCGCCCGGCGGCTGCGCAGCAGCATCACATCCTGCCGAAACCTGCTGCGCCAGCGGGGAGCTGCCGAGATCGCCGTCGAACTCCGCTGGTTGGGGCAGGTGCTGGGAGCCGCACGGGATGCCGAGACCACCGGGCAGCGGCTGGTCGCGGCAGCCGAACAGCTGCCACCCGAGCTCGCATTGGACAGCCCCGCGGTCGGCCTGGCCGAGCGCTTCCGGCAGCGGTATGCGGCGGCCCACCACGAAGTCCGTGAAGTCCTCGACAGTGAACGGTACTTCACGCTGCTCGCAGCCGTGGAGCAGCTGGCTGCCGACCCGCCGCTGCGGCGCCGGGCCGGGCGCGGCCGCACCGAACTCGAGCGCCTGCTCCGCCGCGAGCAGCGCCGCACCGGCCGCCGACTGGACCGGGCGCTGGCGCTGGACGAGGGCCCGGCCCGCGACGAGGCCCTGCATGCCGCCCGCAAGGCCGCCAAACGCGCCCGCTACACCGCCGAGTTGGCCGGCGCCAAACCACTGGCCCGCCGGATGCGCACGATCCAGGAGACCCTGGGCAGCTACCAGGACGCCATGGTCGCCGAGCACCTGCTCCCCACCCTCGCCGCCGAGGCCCATGCCGCAGGCGCCAACCCCTTCGCCTACGGCCTGCTGCACGCCGCTCAGCGGCCCCTCGCCCGGGCCGCCCTTGCAGCGGCGCGGCCGGCCTGGCAGCGCGCCCGCAAGAAGGGACTGTGCCGTCTCCGGTGA
- a CDS encoding DUF6126 family protein yields MVEQSAPPFVSPTDAAARNAAESTVRDERTKRKAALVRAAIYIAGTHFFAFFVMLLFFLGDHKH; encoded by the coding sequence ATGGTCGAGCAGTCCGCGCCGCCGTTCGTCTCCCCCACCGACGCCGCCGCGCGCAACGCGGCCGAGAGCACGGTCCGCGACGAGCGGACCAAGCGGAAGGCGGCGCTGGTCCGCGCCGCCATCTACATCGCCGGAACGCACTTCTTCGCGTTCTTCGTGATGCTGCTGTTCTTCCTGGGCGACCACAAGCACTGA
- a CDS encoding lysozyme produces MFRTARTTRLSRLGAVGATTFSALLLAAAAAVPAQAAGGAHDFVPSHPERDWAGSTVAAHEGHGSGGVQPMVTQTSGMDVSGYQGSVDWSTAWADGASFAYVKATEGTGYTNPDFAQQYNGSYNVGMIRGAYHFALPNASSGATQASYFVNHGGGWSADGQTLPPALDIEYNPYGATCYGLSQSGMVNWIASFSNTVHSLTGRYPTIYTTTNWWTACTGNYGGFGSTSPLWIARYNTSPGALPNGWSYQTFWQYSDSGTFPGDQDYFNGAIDRLQALALG; encoded by the coding sequence ATGTTCCGCACCGCCCGCACCACCAGACTCTCCCGCCTCGGTGCCGTCGGCGCCACCACCTTCTCCGCCCTGCTGCTCGCGGCCGCCGCCGCGGTGCCCGCCCAAGCCGCCGGCGGCGCCCACGACTTCGTGCCAAGCCACCCCGAGCGCGACTGGGCCGGCTCCACCGTGGCCGCCCACGAGGGGCACGGGTCCGGCGGCGTCCAGCCGATGGTCACCCAGACCTCCGGCATGGACGTCTCCGGCTACCAGGGCAGCGTCGACTGGTCCACCGCCTGGGCCGACGGCGCAAGCTTCGCCTACGTCAAGGCGACCGAGGGCACCGGCTACACCAACCCGGACTTCGCCCAGCAGTACAACGGCAGTTACAACGTCGGCATGATCCGCGGCGCCTACCACTTCGCGCTGCCGAACGCCTCCAGCGGCGCCACCCAGGCCAGCTACTTCGTCAACCACGGCGGTGGCTGGTCCGCCGACGGCCAGACCCTGCCGCCGGCCCTGGACATCGAGTACAACCCCTACGGCGCCACCTGCTACGGGCTGAGCCAGAGCGGCATGGTCAACTGGATCGCCAGCTTCTCCAACACCGTGCACAGCCTGACCGGTCGCTACCCGACGATCTACACCACCACCAACTGGTGGACCGCCTGCACCGGCAACTACGGCGGCTTCGGCTCCACCAGCCCGCTCTGGATCGCCCGTTACAACACCTCGCCGGGCGCCCTGCCCAACGGCTGGAGCTACCAGACCTTCTGGCAGTACTCCGACAGCGGCACCTTCCCGGGCGACCAGGACTACTTCAACGGCGCGATCGACCGGCTGCAGGCCCTCGCCCTTGGCTGA
- a CDS encoding NAD(P)/FAD-dependent oxidoreductase — MTESTAHVIVGGGLAGAKAAETLRTEGYQGPLVLIGEETERPYERPPLSKGYLQGKEDREKIYVHPEEWYREHDVELRLGTAVTAIDPAAHRLTLSDGNSLDYAKLLLTTGASPRRLPVPGADLTGVHYLRTVQQSDQLRELFGSAQRLVVVGAGWIGLEVTAAARAAGVAVTVLEVLELPLLRVLGREVAQVFADLHRAHDVDLRFGVKVEAIEGDNGTVTGVRLADGTVIPADAVLIGIGAAPNTQLAEAAGLEVSDGILTNESLRSSNADIFAAGDVARAQHPLFGQAIRVEHWANALNQPQTAAKAMLGQEVAFDRVPYFYTDQYELGMEYLGYVEPDGYDKVVFRGDVKSLEFVAFWLKDGRVLAGMNVNIWDVTDPIRELIVSKRAVDPARLADTNVPLGEV; from the coding sequence GTGACCGAGAGTACTGCTCATGTCATCGTCGGTGGCGGCCTGGCGGGCGCCAAGGCGGCCGAGACCCTCCGCACAGAGGGCTACCAGGGACCGCTGGTGCTGATCGGCGAGGAGACCGAACGCCCTTATGAGCGGCCCCCGCTGTCGAAGGGCTACCTGCAGGGCAAGGAAGATCGGGAGAAGATCTACGTCCACCCCGAGGAGTGGTACCGGGAGCACGACGTGGAGCTGCGGCTCGGCACCGCGGTCACCGCGATCGACCCGGCCGCGCACCGGCTGACCCTTTCCGACGGCAACAGCCTGGACTACGCCAAACTGCTGCTCACCACCGGTGCCTCGCCGCGCCGACTGCCCGTTCCCGGTGCCGACCTGACGGGCGTTCACTACCTGCGGACCGTGCAGCAGAGCGACCAGCTGCGCGAACTGTTCGGCAGCGCGCAGCGGCTGGTGGTGGTCGGGGCCGGCTGGATCGGCCTGGAGGTCACCGCCGCGGCCCGGGCCGCCGGCGTCGCCGTGACGGTACTGGAGGTCCTGGAGCTGCCGCTGCTGCGGGTGCTCGGTCGCGAGGTCGCCCAGGTCTTCGCCGACCTGCACCGCGCCCACGACGTGGACCTGCGGTTCGGCGTCAAGGTCGAGGCCATCGAGGGCGACAACGGCACGGTGACCGGGGTCCGGCTGGCGGACGGCACCGTGATCCCCGCCGACGCGGTGCTGATCGGCATCGGCGCCGCGCCCAACACCCAACTGGCCGAGGCGGCGGGCCTGGAGGTGTCCGACGGCATCCTCACCAACGAGAGCCTGCGCAGCTCGAACGCCGACATCTTCGCCGCCGGCGACGTGGCCCGCGCCCAGCACCCGCTGTTCGGCCAGGCGATCCGGGTGGAGCACTGGGCCAACGCGCTCAACCAGCCGCAGACCGCCGCCAAGGCGATGCTCGGCCAGGAGGTTGCCTTCGACCGGGTGCCCTACTTCTACACCGACCAGTACGAGTTGGGCATGGAGTACCTGGGCTACGTCGAGCCGGACGGCTACGACAAGGTGGTCTTCCGCGGCGACGTGAAGTCCCTGGAATTCGTGGCCTTCTGGCTCAAGGACGGGCGAGTGCTGGCCGGGATGAACGTCAACATCTGGGACGTCACCGACCCGATTCGCGAACTCATCGTCTCCAAGCGGGCGGTGGACCCTGCCCGCCTTGCGGACACCAACGTGCCGCTCGGCGAGGTCTGA
- a CDS encoding barstar family protein, with protein sequence MTAKRDVHNFLARVRQEPEHWVPDGSLRRLAGLLTGYQAGLTPYAAVGVPEFGPDGAFAHWLGRQDGYRSAEAADWVALIERDARPLDTFFTLAQRYGEEQPAAEVDLVRHLSRNTFVTLYWRRPLLDETTAGLRAQGCRVVQVDTAGWTDQHDLHRELAAALDFPDYYGHNFNALNDCLRDVFDDTAAPLALVLAGFDHYARTDPEAAHILLDIVADQARVHAVSGCHLLCLVQTDDPHLTLEPVGAMSALWNDAEWLNANRT encoded by the coding sequence ATGACGGCGAAGCGCGATGTTCACAACTTCCTGGCCCGGGTGCGGCAGGAACCGGAGCACTGGGTGCCGGACGGGTCGCTGCGGCGGCTGGCCGGCCTGCTCACGGGCTACCAGGCCGGGCTCACCCCGTACGCGGCAGTCGGCGTACCGGAGTTCGGCCCGGACGGTGCGTTCGCCCACTGGCTCGGCCGGCAGGACGGCTACCGGAGCGCTGAGGCCGCCGACTGGGTGGCACTGATCGAGCGCGACGCCCGCCCACTGGACACCTTCTTCACCCTGGCCCAGCGCTACGGTGAAGAGCAGCCGGCTGCCGAGGTGGACCTGGTCCGCCACCTGAGCCGGAACACCTTCGTCACCCTCTACTGGCGCCGCCCGCTGTTGGACGAGACCACCGCCGGGCTGCGCGCCCAGGGCTGCCGCGTGGTACAGGTCGACACCGCCGGCTGGACCGACCAGCACGACCTGCACCGCGAGTTGGCCGCCGCGCTGGACTTCCCCGACTACTACGGCCACAACTTCAACGCCCTGAACGACTGCCTGCGCGATGTCTTCGACGACACCGCGGCGCCGCTGGCCCTGGTCCTCGCCGGCTTCGACCACTACGCCCGCACCGACCCGGAGGCCGCGCACATCCTGCTCGACATCGTCGCCGACCAGGCCCGGGTGCACGCGGTCTCCGGCTGCCACCTGCTCTGCCTGGTGCAGACCGACGACCCGCACCTCACCCTGGAACCGGTCGGCGCGATGTCGGCGCTCTGGAACGACGCGGAGTGGCTGAACGCGAACCGGACCTGA
- a CDS encoding MFS transporter: protein MTTGTTPPATTAASVTADRQRLPLAGLLALATAVFITCLTEVMPAGLLPAMSGSLRVGASAMGQSVTVYAIGTALTALPLTAATAGWSRRRLLLTAMATFAVANTLTAVALNYPVAMVGRFLAGVAAGPAWSLLAGYARRMAPEALQGRAIAIAMAGIPVALSLGVPAGTFLGRAVGWRWAFLSVSVLAVLLIGWILLAVPDHPGQRAGARLPMRRAVRLPGVAAVLGVTLAFVLAHTILYTFIAPFLGRLGLGSSVGLVLLVFGAASLVSIWITGAQIGRRLRTLMIGATLLVGAAAALLAVSSGSTALVYLAAALWGLGWGGVPTLLQTAGGNAGGTAADSVMAMLVTLWNGAMAGGGAVGGVLLGALGTLALPWTVVVLLAPALVIVLAARAHGFPGRRG from the coding sequence ATGACGACTGGCACCACACCACCCGCCACCACCGCCGCAAGCGTCACTGCCGACCGCCAACGCCTGCCGCTGGCCGGCCTGTTGGCGCTGGCGACGGCGGTCTTCATCACCTGCCTCACCGAGGTCATGCCGGCCGGTCTGCTGCCCGCGATGAGCGGCTCGCTCCGGGTCGGCGCGTCCGCGATGGGCCAGTCGGTGACCGTGTACGCGATCGGGACCGCGCTCACCGCCCTGCCGCTGACCGCCGCCACCGCAGGCTGGTCGCGCCGGCGGCTGCTGCTCACCGCGATGGCGACCTTTGCCGTGGCCAACACCCTCACCGCGGTCGCGCTGAACTACCCGGTGGCGATGGTCGGGCGGTTCCTCGCCGGGGTGGCCGCCGGGCCGGCCTGGTCGCTGCTGGCCGGCTACGCGCGGCGGATGGCGCCCGAGGCGCTCCAGGGCCGGGCGATCGCCATCGCCATGGCCGGGATTCCGGTGGCGCTCTCGCTCGGGGTGCCCGCCGGTACGTTTCTGGGCCGGGCCGTCGGCTGGCGGTGGGCGTTCCTCAGTGTGAGTGTGCTGGCGGTGCTGCTGATCGGGTGGATCCTGCTGGCCGTGCCGGACCACCCCGGGCAGCGCGCGGGTGCGCGGCTGCCGATGCGGCGGGCGGTGCGGCTGCCCGGGGTGGCGGCGGTGCTCGGCGTGACCCTCGCCTTCGTGCTGGCCCACACCATCCTCTACACCTTCATCGCGCCGTTCCTCGGTCGGCTCGGCCTGGGGAGCTCGGTGGGCCTGGTTCTGCTGGTGTTCGGCGCGGCCTCGCTGGTCAGCATCTGGATCACCGGTGCGCAGATCGGCCGCCGGCTGCGGACGCTGATGATCGGTGCCACCCTGCTGGTCGGCGCCGCAGCCGCGCTGCTCGCCGTGTCGAGCGGCAGCACGGCCCTGGTCTACCTGGCCGCCGCGCTCTGGGGGCTCGGCTGGGGCGGGGTGCCGACGCTGCTGCAGACGGCCGGGGGCAACGCCGGTGGGACGGCCGCCGATTCAGTGATGGCCATGCTGGTCACCCTCTGGAACGGTGCCATGGCCGGGGGCGGCGCGGTCGGCGGGGTGCTGCTCGGCGCGCTGGGGACGCTGGCGCTGCCGTGGACGGTGGTGGTGCTGCTCGCTCCGGCGCTGGTCATCGTGCTCGCCGCCCGGGCGCACGGGTTCCCTGGACGGCGAGGGTGA
- a CDS encoding ArsR/SmtB family transcription factor translates to MPVPLYQAKAEFFRTLGHPARIRVLELLQDGPRPVRELLEEIEIEPSSLSQQLAVLRRSSLVTATREGNTVIYALSTPDVAELLRAARRILTEMISDQGTLLAQLRDTTAPRAAL, encoded by the coding sequence ATGCCGGTACCGCTGTACCAGGCCAAGGCGGAGTTCTTCCGCACCCTCGGCCACCCCGCCCGGATCCGGGTCCTCGAACTGCTGCAGGACGGCCCCAGGCCGGTCCGGGAGCTACTGGAGGAGATCGAGATCGAGCCGTCCAGCCTCTCCCAGCAGCTCGCCGTGCTGCGCCGCAGCAGCCTGGTGACGGCGACCCGGGAGGGCAACACGGTGATCTACGCGCTGTCCACGCCGGATGTCGCCGAACTGCTGCGAGCCGCCCGCCGCATCCTCACCGAGATGATCAGTGATCAGGGCACTCTGCTCGCCCAGCTGCGCGACACCACCGCCCCGCGAGCCGCCCTGTGA
- the nagB gene encoding glucosamine-6-phosphate deaminase, with protein MEIVIVPDAAAGGELIATAIAELFTRKPDALLGVATGSTPLPIYRALEAKVAAGTLDVSQARVCQLDEYVGLPAGHPESYREVLLREVLEPLGIPGERFIGPDGSAEDIATAARAYDQELAAAGGVDLQLLGIGTDGHIGFNEPCSSLSSRTRIKTLTEQTRVDNARFFNSLDEVPHHVLTQGIGTILEARHLVLLATGAAKAQAVAQAVEGPLAALVPASALQLHPHATVVVDEAAAADLKLADYFRATYAAKPGWQAL; from the coding sequence ATGGAGATAGTGATCGTTCCCGACGCCGCGGCGGGCGGTGAGCTGATCGCCACGGCGATCGCGGAGCTGTTCACCCGCAAGCCCGACGCGCTGCTCGGCGTGGCCACCGGGTCGACGCCGCTGCCGATCTACCGGGCCCTGGAGGCCAAGGTGGCGGCGGGGACGCTCGACGTCTCGCAGGCCCGGGTCTGCCAGCTGGACGAGTACGTGGGCCTGCCCGCCGGCCACCCCGAGTCCTACCGCGAGGTGCTGCTGCGCGAGGTGCTGGAGCCGCTGGGCATCCCCGGCGAGCGCTTCATCGGCCCGGACGGCTCGGCCGAGGACATCGCCACCGCCGCGCGCGCCTACGACCAGGAGCTGGCCGCCGCCGGCGGCGTCGACCTCCAGCTGCTGGGCATCGGCACCGACGGTCACATCGGCTTCAACGAGCCGTGCTCTTCGCTCTCCTCGCGCACCCGGATCAAGACCCTGACCGAGCAGACCCGGGTGGACAACGCCCGCTTCTTCAACAGCCTGGACGAGGTCCCGCACCACGTGCTCACCCAGGGCATCGGCACCATCCTGGAGGCCCGCCACCTGGTGCTGCTGGCCACCGGCGCGGCCAAGGCCCAGGCGGTCGCCCAGGCCGTCGAGGGCCCGCTCGCCGCCCTGGTGCCCGCCTCGGCCCTGCAGCTGCACCCGCACGCCACCGTGGTGGTGGACGAGGCGGCGGCGGCCGACCTCAAGCTGGCCGACTACTTCCGGGCGACCTATGCGGCCAAGCCCGGCTGGCAGGCACTCTGA
- a CDS encoding serine/threonine-protein kinase, translating to MGHPDSTYAARLAVYGAVGTRLSLLSDRRLGDVVASAAAVGAGIGGRCAELDVDGRRVFVKRVPLTDVETRPENVRSTANLFGLPMFYQYGVGSAGFGAWRELAVHTMTTNWVLGNEYQGFPLMYHWRVLPDSPPDGFADEFGGIDGVVAHWEGSPAVRERLEAIGRSSYSLVLFLEYVPQTLGAWLHEQREAAVPTDGGPAYSWVADALAQGTEFMSSRGLVHFDAHFRNLLTDGRLIYFADFGLALSSGFELSAAEEQFLADHLVYDRHYTASHLIRHHLADRVRGGMDPDAFLREWIEGRRPDDIQPEIAAIIERHARAAVVLNGFHRRLLSESKRTPFPVAELNRAAGREQS from the coding sequence ATGGGCCATCCCGATTCCACCTACGCCGCGCGGCTCGCTGTCTACGGGGCCGTGGGCACCCGGCTGTCCCTGCTGAGCGACCGGCGACTCGGCGATGTCGTGGCGTCCGCTGCTGCGGTCGGGGCCGGGATCGGCGGCAGGTGTGCGGAGTTGGACGTCGACGGGAGGCGGGTGTTCGTCAAGCGGGTGCCGTTGACGGACGTCGAGACTCGGCCGGAGAACGTCCGGTCGACGGCGAATCTCTTCGGTCTGCCGATGTTCTACCAGTACGGGGTGGGCTCGGCTGGATTCGGGGCCTGGCGGGAGCTGGCTGTACACACCATGACCACCAACTGGGTCCTGGGGAACGAGTACCAGGGCTTTCCGCTGATGTACCACTGGCGTGTCCTGCCCGACTCGCCGCCCGATGGCTTCGCGGACGAGTTCGGGGGTATCGACGGAGTGGTCGCGCACTGGGAGGGCTCACCGGCCGTGCGCGAGCGGTTGGAGGCCATCGGGCGGTCGTCCTACAGCCTGGTGCTCTTCTTGGAGTACGTGCCGCAGACGCTCGGTGCGTGGCTGCACGAGCAGCGGGAGGCTGCGGTGCCGACCGACGGAGGCCCGGCGTACTCGTGGGTGGCGGATGCCTTGGCGCAGGGGACGGAGTTCATGAGCTCTCGTGGGCTCGTGCACTTCGATGCCCACTTCCGCAACCTGCTGACCGACGGCCGGCTGATCTACTTCGCGGACTTCGGGCTGGCCCTGAGCTCGGGTTTCGAACTCTCCGCGGCCGAGGAGCAGTTCCTCGCGGACCATCTCGTGTATGACCGCCACTACACCGCGAGCCATCTGATCCGTCACCACCTCGCCGACCGCGTGCGGGGCGGTATGGATCCGGATGCGTTCCTGCGGGAGTGGATCGAGGGCCGAAGGCCCGATGACATTCAGCCTGAGATCGCGGCAATCATCGAACGCCATGCGCGGGCTGCCGTTGTCCTGAACGGTTTCCACCGCCGGCTGCTCTCCGAGAGCAAGCGGACGCCGTTTCCCGTCGCTGAGCTCAACCGCGCCGCTGGACGGGAGCAGTCGTAG